Within Eschrichtius robustus isolate mEscRob2 chromosome X, mEscRob2.pri, whole genome shotgun sequence, the genomic segment TTTGCTTGCTTAACGTTTGCTTTCTCCTCCTGGCTTGTCCCCACCTGGCCACCCTCGATACGCGCTCAAGGAGGGATGGTCAGGGTTTGCTCCATGACACTGGAGTTGGACTGTACTCACTGGTCAGCAGCTTCCTTGTTTCTTGTGCTTTTATGGGTAGCATTAGCCTTTGcttttgttgctgctgctgctgctgttgttgtcaTTAACTGCCAGGCTTCGCTTTTGTGGACACCATCTGCAAAAGCACAAGGATTATACCGTGGAAAGAGCCTAGACTTCTGCTGCGGATACCTTTGTGTTTCATCTTACTCAAACActtcagctgtgtgatcttgagtgaGCTACTTAACTTAtctgagcttcagcttcctcaGCTGGAAAGACTGGGGTAACAGTCCTTAGACGCTTGCTAAATGGGTCAAAAGAAAGAATGTATGGGAAAACgcttagcacagttcctggcttGATAAATGTGAGCTCCCTTTCCTAACCTCAAGCTCACCCATTCCCTGGAGGGGATCTAAGCCTAGGAAAAATCCTGCTGAATCTAAGTTTCTAGTAGAGTCACCGGAGAGGGCCTCAGCCCAGAGCCTCCTGGTTCCCCCGGGTCCCCTCTTACATGCACCTGTCTTTGTTCCATcttccccccgcccgccccgctgTGGCCATTCTTCTGGTGGGGCTATGGGGCGGGTGCGGCGATGGACCGGGCGGGCACAGAACAGGTGGGTGCAGGCTGGGTGTCCGGCGCTGGGACACAAGTGCTCTGTGTGTAGGGTGGGCGGAAGTCAGGGCGTTTGATCTGAATTCTAAAGGGCGTTGTTCAGAGCCCCACAAAGGTCCCATTGTGCAGACACTGGGTATAAAGCAGCATATGACTCCCCAGCACCGGGCGGCGATGAATTGGGACGCAGGCGCGGACCCAGGGACCACTCCCCCTGCACAGACATGAGACCATAGGGGACCTGTCTGGGTGGCCTCAGGGATAGGCGCTCCCCAAGGTAATGAGGCTTTGTTGGGTTTGCCCCAGGTCCAGACTtaaggagctgggggagggggagctaaAGAGGATGGCCGATGGCAGAACAAGATGGGCCTGGCAGCAAAGGGCAGGAGAGGAAAGAATGTTGGATGAAGGCGAAGAAGGGAGATGGGGCTCAGGGAGGTCAAGTCATCAAGTgaatgagggaggaggagaaggaggaggaggagaaagagaaggagaggctAGCACGGGAGAGGGGGTGGTGAGGAAAGCTATGactctccttcttcctttcttgtcACTGGCTCTTGGAAGGGGTAAGGGGGTGTCAGGCAGTGTTACGGTGTCTGGCTTTCGGCCCCAGCTTCCTGACAGCTTGCTCTGTGGCTCATGTTTTGCAGGTGTGAATGAGGCAGGATGAATTGGACAGGTTTGTACACCTTGCTCAGTGGTGTGAACCGGCATTCTACTGCCATTGGCCGAGTGTGGCTCTCGGTCATCTTTATCTTCAGAATCATGGTGCTGGTGGTGGCTGCTGAGAGTGTGTGGGGTGACGAGAAGtcttccttcatctgcaacacCCTCCAGCCTGGCTGCAACAGCGTCTGCTATGACCACTTTTTCCCCATTTCCCATGTGCGTCTGTGGTCTCTGCAGCTCATCTTGGTTTCCACCCCAGCTCTCCTCGTGGCCATGCACGTGGCTCACCAGCAGCacatagaaaagaaaatgctgcGACTTGAGGGCCACGGGGACCCCCTACACCTGGAGGAGGTGAAGAGGCACAAGGTCCACATCTCAGGGACACTGTGGTGGACCTATGTCATCAGCGTGGTCTTCCGGCTGCTGTTCGAGGCCGCCTTCATGTACGTCTTTTATCTGCTCTACCCTGGCTACGCCATGGTGCGGCTGGTCAAATGTGAGGCCTACCCCTGCCCCAACACAGTGGACTGCTTCGTGTCCCGCCCCACGGAGAAAACCGTCTTCACCGTCTTCATGCTGGCCGCCTCCGGCATCTGCATCATCCTCAACGTGGCCGAGGTGGTGTACCTCATCTTCCGGGCCTGTGCCCGCCGAGCCCAGCGCCGCTCCAATCCGCCCTCCCGCAAGGGCTCCGGGGGCTTCGGCCACCGCCTCTCACCTGAGTACAAGCAGAACGAGATCAACAAGCTGCTCAGCGAGCAGGACGGCTCCCTGAAAGACATACTGCGCCGCAGCCCCGGCACCGGGGCCGGGCTGGCCGAGAAGAGTGACCGCTGCTCGGCCTGCTGATACCACAGACCAGGCAACCTCCCTTCCCGTCCCCGACCCTGCACGGGCctgcccctccttctcccctgccGGTGCACAGGCCTCGGACTGCTAGGGATTGCTCCATCAaaaccttccttccctcccaacTTCCCTTCCTTCCAGGGCCTTCTGCCTCAGGGGCTGAAGGGGTGGGGAGCTGGAGGCCACCCACGCCAGCACTCAAGGCTACTGGGGGTGTGGGCCGTGCTCGTTGCCTGCATCCCTTccacttccctcttcctctccctgggaCCACTGGGGACCAGAGGTAGGATGCTCTGACAACATCTCCAATTATGAAACTAATCTTAACCCCGTGCTGTCAGATACCCTATTTCTGGAGTCACATCAGTAGGGAGGGATGTGGGCAAGTGGAGTGGAGGGAGGGTGCTGTGGACGTGTGGGTGGAGAAGGGAGGGTAGCAAACGCAAGAAAAGGAGGAACAGTGCTTGCCGGCCCAAGGAAAAGGAGGACATGTCTGGGGTGGAGGAGGTAGGGAGGGAGAAGCAGGCAGATAAGCTGGAGTGGGGGTTGGTCAGGGCTGCCTTTGCCTCTGGTCCCTAAGGCCtctctctgcctgaaatgttACACATTAAACAGGATTTTACAGTAAACGAAGAGGTGGCTTGTGTGTTTGTGAAGTTCTTTCTCCTGCAACCTCTGACCACCCCTGGATGAGCTGGCCTTGGCTTTTTGCTGATCAAGAAAGGAATGGGCAAAAGAGATAGTGACTTGAGTAGCTGAAACTGCCAAGGAGGGATCGCCACCCCCCAGGCCGGGCAAAACCAGGCCCGGGGCCATTCTctcctgttttttgttgttttggtttggggCTCCACCCCCcattttttaataacagctttattgggctCTAATTCACTTACCCCTTCCTCTGATGTGattttttcatccattttaagTATACGGTTTATTGAGTTTTGGTAATTGTGGGCAGTTTCGTAAACATGACCACGATCTATTATAAAACATCTACATTCCCTCAAAAAGTTTCCTTGGGCCCCTTCCtctgttttaaaaagattaaaacgaCAACTCCTCCTGGAGAGACAGGAAATGACAGAGAAAGTTCGCAAGTCGGAGAGGGTAGCCGGCATCCCCTTGGCTCCACCCACACGTCCCCTGCACTCCTGGGAGAAATATGCCCTGTTCTTCCTCGAAACTCAGCGTTCACTGCTGATTGATGCCCCCAAGCCACCCATTGGATTGCACAGTGACTTTGACCCCTTTCCTCCGACATAGCCCCAGATTCTACCCTCCTCCCCAGTTTCCTTCCCTCAGGAATCAATGCCTCCCACCCCAGAGATGCCTCTAACACAGGTCAAACAtttcacagcagcagcagcagcagtttcCTGGCCAGCATCAGTCGCCCAAGAAGCAGGTAGCCCCCTCTCCCTCGGTCAGCTGTGGTAGGAAGAGCTCCAGGCTGGCACTTGATAAAGCTGGGTTCAACTCCTGGTTCTGTCACTTAGTAGCAAGGCATTCCCTTCCCCAAGCTTCAGCTTCCTTGTGAGCAAACAAGGGCTGGCCTAGCACCTCTCTAAGCTCCCTTTAATACTCTGGGCTCCTCGGATTCCCAAAGGACTCCCCCGGTTCCATGAGGGTTCCCCATCACAGAGTCACTGCCCTCACCAATGGCCCCTCGGAGTAAGAGTTTTCCCCACAGTAAGTTTCTCCCCTCAGCTTCCCTACCTCttaatagaaaaaattatttgcCACTCCCTCTCAGAGAATGCTGACTCCCTGTGGGAAGTAtatcagaaaggaagagaaaatcagGCATAATCTTATCAGAATTGTTCTCCAGAAACAGTCTTTTCCCTTCAGACAGAAAGCCTGGAAGGGCTCCTCATTCAAGGAGGTTTCTCctttagaaaagaaaggagagagtaaGTATTCCTTTCCCACACACTCAGCAATCCTGAGAGAGAGCTTCCCCCTCTCTTAAAAGAGAGACATTCCTTTCCTGCAAGAAATTTCCTTCCTCCTTAGAAACAGACAGCATACTCTGTCAGAGGAGAGGTCCCCACCCCCTCATGGTAGGgagatttcttttcttattgaaatCCACCCacacacaacacaacacaacacaacacaacacaacacaacacaaacAACAGCATCTCCTCTCTGTCCAAGAGGCCATCGAgagaaagcttttctttttaaaaatccgtCCTGGTTCAACAAAGGAACTTCATGCCCTTCTCACATTGAGAAATGTTAAATCCCTCACCTCAGACATCtagtttctcttcagaagagtcTACGAATCCCCCTTGGAAAGAGGTTCCATCTCCAGATCCAGACTTTCCTCTCCAGGGGGCAGTGGTGGGACAATAAAGCTACCGGACTGGGTGTTCCAGCCAAAAGGAGGACTCTCACTCTTGTTTGCTGTGAAGCAGGTGGGAGCAGGCCAAAGGAAGCTTGAGGGGAGCTGGTGTACACAAGATAGCAAGGAGGGTGTGGCAGGCTAACCCCAGGACTGACTTTTGTATTTGAGGCTCTGTCACAATCATGTAAGGGAGAAACAGGAGGCAAGCGGGGCTTAGTACTTGCCACACAGTAGACACTTGGAAGAGTGACCGGGGTAGTGAAGACGGTGATGGAATTCGGAAACCTGGTTctccatttattagctctagcCCCTGGGACACATCATACTTACCCTTTCcgagtctcagcttcctcatctgcgaTATAGGATTGATGATAACCTCTCTACCTCTTTCACAGAGCTTTTGTGAGAATCAAACAAGATGTGTTCAAAAGCTGGTTACATACACAATGTAAAGTAAGGAATGATAGTATCACGAGCACTGAGGCCACAGCCTTAGGGCATGCTAGAACTCACAACGAGCCAGAAAGGAGTGAGGCCAGTTCAGCTAGGCTGGAGA encodes:
- the GJB1 gene encoding gap junction beta-1 protein, with the protein product MNWTGLYTLLSGVNRHSTAIGRVWLSVIFIFRIMVLVVAAESVWGDEKSSFICNTLQPGCNSVCYDHFFPISHVRLWSLQLILVSTPALLVAMHVAHQQHIEKKMLRLEGHGDPLHLEEVKRHKVHISGTLWWTYVISVVFRLLFEAAFMYVFYLLYPGYAMVRLVKCEAYPCPNTVDCFVSRPTEKTVFTVFMLAASGICIILNVAEVVYLIFRACARRAQRRSNPPSRKGSGGFGHRLSPEYKQNEINKLLSEQDGSLKDILRRSPGTGAGLAEKSDRCSAC